The following are encoded together in the Iodobacter fluviatilis genome:
- the aceE gene encoding pyruvate dehydrogenase (acetyl-transferring), homodimeric type, translating to MAEQLHDLDPQETQEWLESLDSVLEKEGAERAHFLVEKLVDHARQDGVNIPYTATTAYINTIPAHLQAKHPGKPNLEERILAYTRWNAAAMVVKANRDEAEPGGHISSFASAATLYDIGWNHFWHAPSENHGGDLVYFQGHSAPGVYARAFLEGRITEDQLNKFRREVEGGGLSSYPHPWLMPDFWQFPTVSMGLGPLMAIYQARFMKYLDDRGFKQKGDRKVWCFCGDGEMDEPESLGAISLAGREKLDNLIFVINCNLQRLDGPVRGNGKIIQELEGDFRGSGWNVIKVVWGTGWDAILAQDKKGLLQKRMMEVVDGEYQTYKSKNGAYVREHFFGAYPELLDLVAAMSDDDIWRLTRGGNDLYKVYAAYKAASEHKNQPTLLLVKTVKGFGVGAAGESQNVAHNTKKLSDTDLLYLRDRFNIPLTDEEAIACKFYRPADDSQELKHMHERRSALGGFVPSRKPIDEPLEVPSLDALQGLLGSSGEREMSTTMAFVRILNTLVKDKKIGNRIVPIVPDESRTFGMEGMFRQLGIWSHVGQLYEPQDADQLMFYKESKTGQVLQEGINEAGAMSDWIAAATSYANHGVTMIPFYIYYSMFGFQRIGDLAWAAGDLRARGFLVGGTAGRTTLNGEGLQHQDGHGHLFAEFIPNCVSYDPTFAYELAVIVQDGMRRMYQNQENIYYYLSVMNENYSHPAMPEGSEASILRGMYMFQEGNKDTALKVQLMGSGTIFREVIAAADLLKADFGVDADIWSCPSFNELRRDGMAVERHNMLNPMAAQQVPYVTECLTGRTGPVIAATDYKRAFADQVREYVPAKYVVLGCDGYGRSDSRKALRSFFEVDRYHVAVAALKALADEGKIPAAKVAEAIEKYGIANRPAPWTV from the coding sequence ATGGCAGAGCAGCTTCATGACCTCGATCCCCAAGAAACGCAAGAATGGCTAGAGTCACTCGATAGCGTCCTCGAAAAAGAAGGCGCAGAGCGCGCTCATTTCCTGGTTGAAAAGCTTGTTGATCATGCGCGCCAAGATGGCGTCAATATTCCGTATACCGCTACTACAGCTTATATCAATACGATCCCAGCACACCTGCAAGCCAAGCACCCAGGTAAGCCTAATCTGGAAGAACGTATTCTGGCCTATACCCGCTGGAATGCAGCGGCGATGGTGGTTAAAGCCAATCGCGACGAAGCAGAGCCAGGCGGCCATATTTCTTCATTCGCCTCCGCAGCCACTTTATACGATATCGGCTGGAACCACTTCTGGCACGCGCCTTCAGAAAACCACGGCGGCGACTTAGTTTACTTCCAAGGCCACTCTGCACCTGGCGTTTATGCACGGGCTTTCCTTGAAGGCCGCATTACTGAAGACCAACTGAATAAATTCCGCCGTGAAGTAGAAGGCGGTGGTTTGTCGTCCTATCCACACCCTTGGCTGATGCCTGATTTCTGGCAGTTCCCAACGGTATCGATGGGTCTTGGCCCGCTGATGGCCATTTACCAAGCCCGCTTTATGAAATACCTGGACGATCGTGGCTTTAAGCAAAAAGGCGATCGTAAAGTTTGGTGCTTCTGCGGCGATGGCGAGATGGACGAGCCAGAATCTCTGGGCGCGATTTCCCTAGCTGGCCGTGAAAAGCTCGACAATCTGATCTTTGTGATTAACTGCAACTTGCAGCGCCTTGATGGCCCTGTACGCGGTAACGGCAAAATTATTCAAGAACTGGAAGGCGATTTCCGTGGCTCGGGCTGGAATGTGATTAAAGTTGTCTGGGGCACAGGCTGGGATGCCATCCTTGCTCAGGACAAAAAAGGCCTGCTGCAAAAACGCATGATGGAAGTAGTCGATGGTGAATACCAGACTTACAAATCCAAAAACGGCGCTTATGTACGCGAACACTTCTTTGGTGCTTACCCAGAATTGCTCGACTTGGTTGCGGCGATGTCAGATGACGATATCTGGCGTCTGACTCGCGGTGGTAACGATCTTTATAAAGTGTACGCAGCTTATAAAGCGGCTTCTGAGCACAAAAATCAACCGACACTGTTGCTGGTTAAAACAGTGAAAGGCTTTGGCGTAGGCGCGGCAGGCGAATCGCAAAACGTAGCGCACAACACCAAAAAGTTGTCCGATACCGATCTGCTTTACCTGCGTGATCGCTTTAATATCCCGCTAACCGACGAAGAAGCGATTGCTTGCAAATTTTACCGCCCTGCTGACGACAGCCAAGAGCTGAAGCATATGCACGAGCGCCGTTCGGCACTTGGCGGCTTTGTGCCATCCAGAAAGCCAATCGACGAGCCTCTAGAAGTACCTAGTTTAGACGCATTGCAAGGCTTATTGGGCAGCAGCGGTGAGCGTGAAATGTCCACCACCATGGCCTTTGTTCGCATCTTGAACACCTTGGTTAAAGACAAAAAAATCGGTAACCGCATCGTGCCTATCGTGCCGGATGAATCGCGCACCTTTGGTATGGAAGGCATGTTCCGCCAGCTGGGTATTTGGTCACACGTGGGTCAGTTGTACGAGCCACAAGATGCAGACCAACTAATGTTCTACAAAGAGTCCAAGACTGGCCAGGTATTGCAGGAAGGGATTAACGAAGCCGGTGCGATGAGCGATTGGATTGCTGCGGCAACGTCCTACGCCAACCACGGCGTCACCATGATTCCGTTCTACATCTACTACTCGATGTTTGGTTTCCAACGTATTGGCGACTTGGCATGGGCAGCGGGCGATTTACGCGCTCGCGGCTTCTTGGTTGGTGGTACGGCTGGCCGCACTACGCTGAACGGCGAAGGCTTGCAGCACCAAGACGGCCACGGCCATCTGTTTGCTGAGTTTATCCCGAACTGCGTGTCTTACGATCCAACCTTCGCTTACGAGCTGGCGGTGATTGTGCAAGACGGTATGCGCCGCATGTATCAAAACCAAGAGAACATCTATTACTACTTATCAGTAATGAATGAAAACTACAGCCACCCAGCTATGCCAGAAGGCTCAGAAGCCAGCATCCTGCGCGGCATGTATATGTTCCAAGAAGGTAATAAAGATACTGCACTGAAAGTGCAGCTAATGGGCTCAGGAACGATCTTCCGTGAAGTAATCGCTGCGGCAGACTTACTGAAAGCCGATTTCGGCGTGGATGCAGATATCTGGTCTTGCCCAAGCTTTAACGAATTGCGCCGTGATGGTATGGCGGTTGAGCGTCACAATATGCTCAACCCAATGGCAGCGCAGCAAGTGCCTTATGTAACTGAATGCTTGACTGGTCGTACAGGGCCTGTGATTGCGGCAACCGATTACAAACGCGCCTTTGCAGATCAAGTTCGTGAATACGTTCCTGCTAAATACGTAGTGCTGGGTTGTGACGGCTATGGCCGCTCCGACTCACGCAAAGCATTGCGTAGCTTCTTTGAAGTGGATCGCTACCACGTTGCGGTTGCTGCACTGAAAGCACTGGCTGACGAAGGTAAAATTCCTGCTGCGAAAGTAGCAGAGGCCATCGAAAAGTACGGCATTGCCAACCGCCCAGCGCCTTGGACCGTGTAA
- the pgi gene encoding glucose-6-phosphate isomerase, translating into MSNLTQTPAWLALEEHFKEVSHLHLRDLFNDDPQRFDKFSLESGGLFFDYSKNRITAQTMTLLMDLARQCGLEARIKAMFSGQKINSTEHRAVLHTALRNLDKHPLIVDGEDVMPKVNAVKEKIGDFSDKVRSGEWLGYTGKVITDIVNIGIGGSDLGPLMVCQALKDYGHKRLKMHFVSTVDGDQVMSVLAELNPETTLFIISSKTFTTQETLTNARTSRAWFVKASGDEKHIAKHFVAVSTNAKAVGEFGIDTNNMFEFWDWVGGRYSLWSAIGLPIAIYLGKHNYQDLLHGAYTMDQHFCSKPLEQNLPVIMGMLGVWYVNFFGASTQLISPYNQSLYRFPAYLQQLDMESNGKTVDLDGKRVNYRTGPVVWGDTGINGQHAYYQLLHQGSQIVPVDFIATIEHPDIPEPHNTILMANVFAQTEAFLRGKNEAEVRAELDIQGITGEAQDALVPHKVFEGNRPTNTILMQRLSPRRLGALIALYEHKVFVQGTVWNINSYDQWGVELGKQLAKAIEADLTTPGLTTNHDASTNGLVNYYKRNTPR; encoded by the coding sequence ATGTCAAACCTCACTCAAACACCCGCGTGGCTGGCGTTAGAAGAGCACTTCAAAGAAGTGTCGCACCTGCATCTGCGTGATTTGTTTAACGACGACCCACAGCGCTTTGACAAATTTTCGCTTGAATCAGGCGGCCTGTTTTTTGATTATTCAAAAAACCGCATCACCGCCCAGACCATGACTTTGCTGATGGACTTGGCACGTCAGTGCGGCCTAGAAGCGCGTATCAAAGCGATGTTTTCTGGGCAAAAAATCAACAGCACCGAACACCGTGCCGTGCTACACACCGCATTGCGCAATCTAGACAAGCATCCATTAATCGTGGATGGCGAAGATGTCATGCCCAAGGTCAATGCCGTTAAAGAAAAAATCGGCGACTTCTCAGATAAAGTTCGCTCAGGTGAATGGCTGGGTTACACTGGAAAAGTGATTACAGATATTGTCAATATCGGCATTGGCGGCTCCGACCTTGGCCCGCTGATGGTGTGCCAAGCACTCAAAGATTACGGCCACAAACGCTTAAAAATGCATTTTGTTTCGACGGTAGACGGCGATCAAGTGATGTCAGTACTAGCGGAACTTAACCCAGAAACAACGCTCTTTATTATTTCATCCAAAACATTTACCACCCAAGAAACGCTGACCAATGCCCGCACATCACGTGCATGGTTTGTAAAAGCATCGGGTGATGAAAAACATATTGCCAAACATTTTGTGGCCGTTTCGACCAATGCCAAAGCCGTAGGCGAATTTGGTATTGATACCAATAATATGTTTGAGTTCTGGGATTGGGTTGGTGGCCGCTATAGCCTATGGAGCGCAATTGGTTTACCGATTGCTATTTATTTAGGCAAACATAATTACCAAGATTTGCTGCATGGTGCATATACCATGGATCAGCATTTTTGCAGCAAGCCATTAGAGCAAAATCTGCCAGTCATTATGGGCATGTTAGGTGTTTGGTACGTTAATTTCTTTGGCGCATCTACTCAGCTGATTTCCCCTTATAACCAATCGCTTTATCGCTTCCCTGCATATTTGCAACAACTGGATATGGAATCAAACGGTAAAACGGTTGATTTGGATGGCAAACGCGTGAATTATCGCACCGGCCCCGTGGTATGGGGTGACACCGGCATTAACGGGCAACACGCTTATTACCAGTTATTGCATCAGGGCAGCCAAATTGTGCCCGTTGATTTTATTGCCACAATCGAGCATCCAGATATTCCTGAACCGCATAACACGATTCTGATGGCCAATGTATTTGCCCAAACAGAAGCGTTTTTACGCGGTAAAAATGAAGCCGAAGTACGGGCAGAATTAGATATCCAAGGCATTACCGGCGAAGCCCAAGATGCTTTAGTTCCGCATAAAGTATTTGAAGGTAATCGCCCAACGAATACCATCTTAATGCAGCGTTTATCTCCGCGGCGTTTAGGTGCATTGATTGCGCTGTACGAGCACAAAGTATTCGTACAGGGCACGGTCTGGAATATTAATTCCTATGACCAATGGGGTGTTGAGCTTGGCAAACAATTGGCAAAAGCCATTGAAGCCGATTTAACTACTCCGGGTTTAACCACAAACCATGACGCTTCGACCAATGGTCTGGTGAATTATTACAAGCGAAATACCCCCCGTTAA
- the aceF gene encoding dihydrolipoyllysine-residue acetyltransferase, which yields MSTLIEVKIPDIGGHEGVEVIEVFVKVGDTIEVEQSLITLETDKATMEVPSTHAGVVKEMKIKIGDKASEGSIVLLLEAADTASAAAPAAATVAAAPAPAPVAAPAPAAAPVASVASSIEVRVPDIGGHDAVDVIEVFVKVGDVVEKEQSLITLETDKASMEVPSPEAGVVESITLKVGDKISEGGLILVLKGTASSAAAAPVAASASVAAPTPVAAPGPVAAPAAAARTVDEASFKKSHASPSIRSFARELGVDLGRITGTGPKGRILHGDVQAYVKSIMSGQAAAPNAPASTGTGSGLDLLPWPKVDFAKFGPIETKPLSRIQKLSGANLHRNWVVIPHVTFNDECDITELEEFRKSIGKEWEKSGMKLSPLAFIIKAAAEALKAFPTVNASLDGDNLILKQYYNIGFAADTPNGLVVPVIKNVDQKGLKQIAKELTDLSALAREGKLKPTDMQGATFTISSLGGIGGTSFTPIVNAPEVAILGVCKSQVKPIWNGQEFVPRLMCPLSLSFDHRVIDGAMAGRFTVQLGKLLSDIRRLVL from the coding sequence ATGAGCACATTGATTGAAGTAAAAATCCCCGACATCGGCGGCCACGAGGGCGTTGAAGTGATCGAGGTTTTTGTAAAAGTTGGCGATACCATTGAAGTAGAGCAATCACTGATTACACTCGAAACCGACAAGGCAACGATGGAAGTGCCATCGACCCACGCCGGTGTAGTAAAAGAAATGAAGATTAAAATTGGCGATAAAGCGTCTGAAGGCAGCATTGTTTTACTGCTAGAAGCTGCAGATACCGCCAGTGCAGCTGCACCTGCTGCGGCTACCGTTGCAGCTGCGCCTGCGCCTGCTCCTGTAGCTGCTCCAGCACCGGCTGCGGCTCCCGTAGCCAGCGTTGCCAGCAGCATCGAAGTGCGCGTACCGGATATCGGTGGCCACGATGCAGTTGATGTGATTGAAGTGTTTGTAAAAGTCGGCGATGTGGTTGAGAAAGAACAATCACTGATCACGCTAGAAACCGACAAAGCCTCGATGGAAGTACCGTCCCCTGAAGCGGGTGTGGTTGAAAGCATCACGCTCAAAGTAGGCGACAAAATCAGCGAAGGTGGCTTGATTCTGGTACTGAAAGGCACTGCTTCATCAGCTGCCGCAGCACCTGTGGCTGCATCTGCTAGCGTGGCGGCTCCGACTCCAGTTGCAGCGCCTGGTCCCGTTGCAGCTCCGGCAGCAGCAGCGCGTACAGTTGACGAAGCCAGCTTCAAAAAATCCCATGCATCGCCTTCGATTCGCAGCTTTGCGCGTGAATTGGGCGTTGATCTGGGCCGCATCACCGGCACTGGGCCTAAGGGCCGTATCTTGCATGGCGATGTACAAGCTTATGTGAAATCCATCATGAGCGGCCAAGCTGCAGCGCCAAATGCGCCCGCATCAACAGGTACAGGCTCTGGCCTTGATCTATTGCCTTGGCCAAAAGTTGATTTTGCCAAGTTTGGCCCAATCGAAACCAAGCCTTTAAGCCGCATCCAGAAGCTATCTGGCGCTAATCTGCACCGCAACTGGGTGGTGATTCCGCATGTGACGTTTAACGACGAATGCGATATCACCGAGCTGGAAGAATTCCGCAAATCCATCGGTAAAGAGTGGGAAAAGAGCGGCATGAAGCTCTCGCCACTGGCCTTTATTATTAAAGCCGCGGCTGAAGCGCTTAAAGCTTTCCCTACCGTCAACGCCAGCCTCGATGGCGACAATTTGATCTTAAAACAGTATTACAACATCGGCTTTGCAGCTGACACGCCAAATGGCTTGGTTGTACCTGTTATTAAAAATGTCGACCAAAAAGGCCTGAAGCAAATCGCCAAAGAATTGACCGACCTTTCCGCCTTAGCGCGTGAAGGGAAACTCAAGCCAACCGATATGCAAGGCGCAACCTTTACCATTTCTAGCCTTGGCGGCATTGGTGGCACCAGCTTTACGCCTATTGTCAACGCGCCTGAGGTGGCGATTCTTGGTGTGTGCAAATCCCAAGTTAAGCCGATCTGGAATGGCCAAGAATTTGTGCCTCGCCTGATGTGCCCATTGTCGCTGTCCTTCGATCACCGCGTAATCGACGGCGCAATGGCTGGCCGCTTCACCGTGCAACTCGGCAAGCTCCTAAGCGACATCCGCCGCTTGGTGTTGTAA
- the pgl gene encoding 6-phosphogluconolactonase — translation MSSLSWQEFVSKGELDQQLADFIAQTLSEAIAARGQAGIAVSGGRTPAGMFKALRVKELDWSKVIITLADERWVAPDHADSNERLTRENLLQDKAASATFISQVSSAQTAHEGQATIEARLAALPAPLDVLILGMGDDGHTASLFPKAAELEFACASTARCAAVTPPAAPHQRITLTLPTLAAARSVIVHITGESKKALLQEALLEQKTETELFPIRRVLNQCNGLKQVFWAA, via the coding sequence ATGTCGTCTCTGTCCTGGCAGGAATTTGTCTCTAAAGGCGAGCTAGATCAACAACTGGCTGACTTTATCGCACAAACATTAAGCGAGGCCATTGCTGCACGTGGCCAGGCAGGGATTGCGGTATCTGGTGGCAGAACGCCAGCAGGCATGTTTAAAGCGCTACGCGTTAAAGAGCTAGATTGGTCAAAAGTCATCATTACTTTAGCCGATGAGCGCTGGGTTGCCCCCGATCATGCCGATAGTAATGAGCGCCTCACCCGCGAGAATCTACTGCAAGATAAAGCGGCAAGCGCCACATTTATCTCACAAGTCTCCAGCGCCCAAACAGCCCATGAAGGGCAAGCCACAATTGAAGCTCGCCTTGCAGCCCTGCCCGCTCCGCTTGATGTATTAATTTTAGGCATGGGAGATGATGGCCATACCGCCTCGCTATTTCCTAAGGCCGCAGAGCTAGAATTTGCCTGTGCCTCAACAGCGCGCTGCGCTGCAGTTACCCCACCAGCCGCACCGCATCAGCGTATTACACTGACGCTGCCGACCTTGGCGGCAGCCCGCTCGGTAATCGTACATATCACTGGTGAGAGTAAAAAAGCATTATTGCAAGAAGCTTTACTTGAGCAAAAAACCGAAACCGAGCTATTTCCTATCCGCCGAGTACTGAATCAGTGCAATGGGCTTAAACAGGTATTTTGGGCCGCATAA
- the hexR gene encoding transcriptional regulator HexR: MLERIKAALDSLSKSERKVAELVIEQPNLVANAPIAQIAELALVSQPTVIRFCRSLNCSGLQDFKLRLTRSLVSGVPYVHSMVSRDDSAHDLARKLFDNNISHLLRCRNELDTDVLERAITIMSNAKKIEVYGQGQSGAVAIDAQNKFFRLGVPTVSYTDPHMHGMSASMLGPGDAVVAVSNSGRTLDLLRSVEIARDAGADVIGITHSKSPLAKRCTLCLYADTMEDPDLYTPMITRIVHLVIIDVLAVGVALRRGPELIDQLEKMKRSLKEKRVRGHDNYS, from the coding sequence ATGCTCGAACGTATCAAGGCCGCACTCGATAGCCTCAGCAAATCAGAACGCAAAGTCGCAGAGTTGGTGATTGAGCAACCTAATTTGGTGGCTAACGCCCCGATCGCTCAAATTGCCGAACTGGCATTGGTTTCACAACCGACTGTGATTCGATTCTGTCGTTCACTCAACTGCTCTGGCTTGCAAGATTTCAAGCTACGTCTCACACGCAGCTTGGTGTCTGGCGTGCCCTATGTGCACTCTATGGTGAGCCGCGATGATTCAGCACACGATCTAGCACGCAAATTATTTGATAACAATATTTCGCACCTACTGCGTTGCCGTAATGAGCTGGACACCGATGTATTGGAGCGTGCAATTACCATCATGTCGAATGCCAAAAAGATCGAAGTCTATGGTCAGGGGCAATCTGGCGCGGTGGCTATTGATGCGCAAAATAAGTTTTTCCGCTTAGGCGTGCCTACCGTTTCCTATACCGATCCACATATGCATGGCATGAGCGCATCCATGCTTGGGCCAGGGGATGCGGTAGTTGCTGTATCTAACTCAGGCCGCACTTTGGATTTACTGCGCTCAGTAGAAATTGCCCGCGATGCTGGAGCCGACGTAATCGGCATTACCCATTCCAAATCGCCATTGGCTAAGCGTTGCACGCTTTGTCTATATGCCGACACGATGGAAGACCCCGATCTCTACACTCCAATGATTACCCGCATTGTGCATCTGGTAATTATCGACGTACTTGCAGTTGGCGTGGCGCTCAGGCGTGGGCCAGAACTCATAGACCAACTCGAAAAAATGAAGCGCAGCCTTAAAGAAAAGCGCGTTCGTGGTCATGACAATTACAGCTGA
- the lpdA gene encoding dihydrolipoyl dehydrogenase — protein MSNLIEIKVPDIGGHDNVDIIEVFVKVGDTVAVEESLIALETDKATMEVPSTHAGVVKEVKVAVGGKVSEGSLLVILEVAATATATPAPSSAAPAPALQAAPVAGSHSGAADYECEMVVLGGGPGGYSAAFRAADLGMKTIVVERFSKLGGVCLNVGCIPSKALLHNAAVIDEVKHLAANGIKFGEPEIDIDALRGFKEKVIGKLTTGLAGMAKARKVEFVRGIARFIDPHHMEVQITSGDGKEVTGETKIIKFQKAIIAAGSSVFKLPFVPNDPRVVDSTGALELKSVPKRMLILGGGIIGLEMGTVYSTLGARLDVVEMLDGLMQGADRDLVKVWEKWNSHRFDNIMLKTKTVALEAKEDGIWATFEGENAPKEPQCYDLVLHATGRVPNGGKVGAENAGVIVTDRGFIPVDNQMRTNVPHIFAIGDLVGQPMLAHKAVHEAHVAAENAADHKAFFDARVIPGVAYTDPEVAWVGVTEDEAKKNGINYGKGVFPWAASGRAIANGRDEGFTKLIFDQDTKQIIGGAIVGPHAGDMIGEICLAIEMGCDAVDIGKTIHPHPTMGESIGMAAEVFKGVCTDLPPQKKK, from the coding sequence ATGAGCAATCTAATCGAAATTAAAGTCCCCGATATCGGTGGCCATGACAATGTGGATATCATCGAAGTCTTCGTTAAAGTCGGCGACACGGTGGCCGTTGAAGAATCTTTGATTGCGCTAGAAACCGATAAAGCGACGATGGAAGTGCCTTCCACCCATGCTGGCGTAGTAAAAGAAGTCAAAGTTGCAGTTGGCGGTAAAGTTTCTGAAGGTAGCCTGCTGGTGATTTTAGAAGTAGCCGCAACGGCAACCGCTACTCCAGCACCAAGCTCAGCAGCTCCTGCCCCAGCACTACAAGCCGCCCCCGTCGCTGGCAGCCACAGCGGCGCTGCCGACTATGAATGCGAAATGGTGGTACTCGGTGGTGGCCCCGGTGGCTACTCCGCCGCTTTCCGTGCTGCTGATCTTGGCATGAAAACCATCGTCGTTGAGCGTTTTTCTAAGCTGGGCGGTGTGTGTTTAAACGTCGGTTGTATTCCTTCTAAAGCCTTGCTACACAATGCGGCGGTGATTGACGAAGTGAAACACCTAGCGGCCAACGGGATTAAATTTGGCGAGCCAGAGATCGATATCGACGCGTTACGTGGCTTTAAAGAAAAAGTCATTGGTAAGCTAACTACGGGCTTAGCCGGTATGGCCAAGGCGCGCAAAGTTGAGTTTGTACGTGGTATAGCGCGCTTTATTGATCCTCACCATATGGAAGTGCAAATCACTTCGGGTGATGGCAAAGAAGTCACTGGCGAGACCAAAATCATCAAGTTCCAGAAAGCGATTATTGCCGCTGGCTCTTCAGTATTTAAGCTGCCTTTCGTGCCGAACGATCCACGCGTGGTTGATTCAACTGGCGCGCTGGAGCTCAAATCAGTGCCAAAACGCATGCTGATTTTGGGTGGCGGGATTATTGGCCTAGAAATGGGCACGGTTTACTCCACACTGGGCGCACGCCTTGATGTGGTAGAAATGCTCGACGGCCTGATGCAAGGTGCTGATCGCGACTTGGTTAAAGTATGGGAAAAATGGAATTCCCATCGCTTTGACAACATCATGCTCAAGACCAAAACCGTCGCACTAGAGGCTAAAGAAGATGGTATTTGGGCCACTTTTGAAGGCGAAAACGCCCCAAAAGAGCCGCAATGCTACGACCTCGTACTCCACGCTACCGGCCGTGTGCCTAACGGCGGCAAAGTTGGCGCAGAAAACGCCGGTGTGATCGTCACTGATCGCGGCTTTATCCCTGTCGACAATCAAATGCGCACCAATGTGCCGCATATTTTTGCGATTGGCGATTTAGTTGGCCAGCCTATGCTGGCGCACAAAGCCGTACACGAAGCGCACGTTGCCGCTGAAAACGCAGCCGATCATAAAGCCTTCTTTGATGCCCGCGTAATTCCTGGCGTGGCTTATACCGATCCAGAAGTCGCCTGGGTGGGTGTTACCGAAGATGAAGCCAAGAAAAACGGTATCAACTACGGTAAAGGCGTATTCCCATGGGCCGCATCTGGCCGTGCCATTGCCAATGGCCGTGACGAAGGCTTTACCAAATTGATCTTTGATCAAGACACCAAGCAAATCATCGGCGGCGCGATTGTTGGCCCGCACGCTGGCGATATGATCGGTGAAATCTGCCTAGCGATCGAAATGGGTTGCGATGCCGTGGATATCGGCAAAACCATCCATCCTCACCCAACCATGGGCGAATCGATTGGTATGGCCGCCGAAGTATTCAAAGGCGTATGTACAGATCTACCTCCGCAAAAAAAGAAATAA
- the zwf gene encoding glucose-6-phosphate dehydrogenase — protein MTQIDAFDMVLFGGTGDLVMRKLLPALYHQHQEGNLPLEGRIVCLGRSVPDTAAYLNKAHALAVGYLGKHYNDADWATFAERIEYLHLDSNHPEEFTKLADALNAFPKRVRVFYLSTAPDLFAPISKSLSEVGLAAGNARVVLEKPLGHDLASSNKINDEVGEYFQEHQIYRIDHYLGKEPVQNLMALRFANTLLEPLWRREWIRDVQITVTEQVGVESRADFYDKTGALRDMVQNHLLQLLTIVAMEPPASIDADAVRDEKLKILRALKPLSPEDVHTKVVRGQYRAGAVAGKPVPGYLDEPDVPAGSKTETFVALKAEIQTWRWAGVPFYLRTGKRLSDRLAEIVINFRETPHSIYGRAASTPNRLVIQLQPDESVRLYMMAKEPGNQGRLRPVHLDMDFKETFQTRSPEAYERLLLDVIRGDLSLFVRRDEQRAAWRWVEPIIDNWESSPDGPKPYTAGTWGPAASSALLSRDGLCWHEED, from the coding sequence ATGACTCAGATCGACGCTTTCGACATGGTGCTGTTCGGCGGCACTGGCGACTTGGTAATGCGTAAATTATTACCAGCGCTCTATCACCAACATCAAGAAGGGAATTTGCCCCTAGAAGGGCGCATTGTCTGTTTAGGCCGTAGTGTTCCTGATACCGCAGCTTACCTCAATAAAGCCCACGCTTTAGCTGTAGGCTATCTGGGCAAGCACTACAATGACGCCGACTGGGCTACATTTGCTGAACGGATTGAATATTTGCATCTTGATTCCAATCATCCAGAAGAATTCACCAAATTAGCCGATGCGCTGAATGCTTTTCCTAAGCGTGTTCGTGTGTTTTACCTCTCGACTGCACCTGATTTATTCGCTCCTATTTCCAAGAGTCTTTCTGAAGTGGGCCTTGCCGCTGGTAATGCCCGCGTGGTGCTTGAAAAGCCACTTGGACACGATTTAGCCTCATCAAATAAAATTAATGATGAAGTCGGTGAATATTTCCAAGAACACCAAATTTATCGAATCGACCATTATTTGGGCAAAGAGCCCGTCCAAAACCTAATGGCGCTGCGTTTTGCCAATACGCTGCTTGAGCCACTTTGGCGCAGGGAATGGATTCGCGACGTACAAATTACCGTAACCGAACAAGTTGGTGTTGAATCCCGTGCGGATTTTTACGATAAAACGGGTGCACTGCGCGATATGGTGCAAAACCACCTCTTGCAACTGCTCACCATCGTTGCGATGGAGCCACCAGCATCGATCGATGCCGATGCCGTCCGTGATGAAAAACTCAAAATTTTACGTGCACTAAAACCCCTATCCCCTGAAGATGTACACACCAAAGTAGTACGTGGTCAGTACCGTGCTGGGGCCGTGGCTGGCAAACCTGTGCCTGGCTATTTAGATGAGCCAGATGTGCCTGCTGGCTCCAAAACCGAAACCTTTGTTGCCCTTAAGGCAGAGATTCAAACTTGGCGCTGGGCAGGTGTGCCGTTTTACCTGCGCACAGGTAAACGTCTATCTGACCGCCTTGCCGAGATCGTGATTAACTTCCGTGAAACGCCTCATTCTATCTATGGCCGCGCCGCCAGCACGCCGAATCGCTTAGTGATTCAGCTGCAGCCCGATGAATCCGTGCGCCTCTATATGATGGCAAAAGAGCCGGGTAATCAAGGCCGCTTGCGCCCTGTGCATTTGGATATGGATTTCAAAGAAACCTTCCAAACCCGCAGCCCAGAAGCTTATGAGCGTCTGTTGCTAGATGTGATTCGTGGTGATCTATCGCTATTTGTACGCCGCGATGAGCAACGTGCCGCATGGCGTTGGGTGGAGCCTATTATCGATAACTGGGAAAGCAGCCCAGATGGTCCTAAGCCATACACGGCAGGCACTTGGGGCCCAGCGGCTTCTTCTGCTTTACTATCCCGTGATGGCCTATGCTGGCACGAAGAAGATTAA